GGCGCGGCCAACATCAGCGAGGAGGCCGCGTGACCCCGAGGGCGGTGGGGCGCTGTCTAGATGGGCAGGGTGGTGTCCGAGATGGCGAAGTCGCGGAGCCAATCGATGAACAGGGCCCAGGCTCCGGAGAGCAACAGCAGGCCCACGATGATCAGCATGACGCCGCCGAACACCTGGATGGCGCGGGTGTGCTTCTGCAGCCACCCGACGGTCCGCATCGCCCAGGTGGAGCCGAAGGCCACCAACACGAACGGCAACCCCAGACCCAGGCAGTACGCCACGATCAGCAGCACGCCTCGGGCCGCGTCGACACCCGTGCCCGCGGCCACCGAGAGCGCCGCGGCCAACGTCGGTCCGAGGCACGGCGTCCAACCCAACGCGAACACGGCGCCCAGCATCGGGGCGCCGACCCACGTCGAGAGCGCCTTGGGCTGCATGCGCGTATCCCGCTGCAGGGTGGGCACCAAGCCGATAAAGACGAGCCCCATCATGATCGTCACCACACCGCCGAGACGCTGCAGAAGCTCCTGCTGCGGCGCCAGGTACTGCACGGTGCCCAGCACCATGGCGCTGAGCGCCACGAACACCACGGTGAAGCCGCCCACGAACAGCAGCGATGCCACCACCACCCGCGTGCGCGAGGCACGGCGGGTACGGCGTTCGTCCACGGTCAGGGTCGCCGTGGCGGCTCGCTGGCGTTCGGCGGCGGCCACGGTGACCGGGGGACGGTCGGCGCCCACCACGCTGGCCAGGTACGCCACGTAGCCGGGCACCAGCGGGATCACGCACGGCGAGGCGAAGGACACGAGCCCCGCCAGGACGCAGGCGCCCAGCGCCAACAGGATCGGGCCGCTGGCCACGGTCTGCTGGAATGTCTCTCCCACGCTCTGCGCGAGAATGATCATCTCCGGGTTCACACCGGCTCGACCTCCTCGGCCAGGATCGCGGACACGGTGTCCCGCAGACTGTCGTCGGTGATCTCCGCCAGGTACACGGCGGCAACCCGGTGCTGCTTGTCCAGGATGATCGTCGCCGGCACCACGGACGTCGGGAAGCCGCGCAGAGCGGCCACCGCGGCGTTGCTCGGATCCCAGATCGAGGGGAACGTGATGCCGTTGTCCTCCACGAAGTCGACGGGTTTCTGCCGGTTGGGGTCACGCAGGTTGATGCCGAACACGGTGGCGCCCTGTGGCTCGAACTCCTCCTGCAGCCGCTGCAGGTCGTCGGACTCGGCGCGGCACGGGCCGCACCACTGGCCCCACAGGTTCAGGATCACGACCTGCCCCTCGAAGTCCTCCTGGACGTTGAGAGTGCGGTCGGGGTCCAGCAGGTCCGGGCCGGTCAGTGTGGCGACGGGTTTGCGCTCGGCAGGGGGGTCGTAGTGGATCTCGAGCTGACCGTCCGGGCTGACGAACTCGAACGTCTCGGGGCCCGTCACCACGGCGTCGGTGCCGGTCGCGCACGCACCGGTGACCAGGGCGCCCGCGAGGAGCAAGGCACCGAGGGCCGCCTTGGGGCGTCGCATGGTTCAGGCTCCCGTCTGCGACGGGTCGGACGCACCCGCCGGCTCGGAGTAGACGATGTCGCGCAGCGTGGTGCCCTCGAAGACCAGAGAGGTGATCGAGGCCAGCGAGCACTGCCGCGACCGGGGGTCGTGCCACAGTCGCCGACCTTCGAGGAACCGACGCGTCGTGTACACGGGCAACTGGTGGCTCACCAGGACCGCCTCGTGGCCGCGGGCGGCATCGAGCGTGGAGTAGACGGCACCGATCATCCGGTGCGCGATCTGCAGGTACGGCTCACCCCACGACGGCCGCAGCGGGTTGATCAGGATCGGCCAGTACTGGGGGTTGCGCAGCGCGCCGCCCCGGCCGCCGACCTTGTTGCCTTCGAAGCGGTTGTCTGCCTCGATGATGTCGGCGTCGATCCCCACCGGCAGGCCCAGCGCCTCGGCCA
This Dietzia psychralcaliphila DNA region includes the following protein-coding sequences:
- a CDS encoding cytochrome c biogenesis CcdA family protein, whose protein sequence is MNPEMIILAQSVGETFQQTVASGPILLALGACVLAGLVSFASPCVIPLVPGYVAYLASVVGADRPPVTVAAAERQRAATATLTVDERRTRRASRTRVVVASLLFVGGFTVVFVALSAMVLGTVQYLAPQQELLQRLGGVVTIMMGLVFIGLVPTLQRDTRMQPKALSTWVGAPMLGAVFALGWTPCLGPTLAAALSVAAGTGVDAARGVLLIVAYCLGLGLPFVLVAFGSTWAMRTVGWLQKHTRAIQVFGGVMLIIVGLLLLSGAWALFIDWLRDFAISDTTLPI
- a CDS encoding TlpA family protein disulfide reductase; amino-acid sequence: MRRPKAALGALLLAGALVTGACATGTDAVVTGPETFEFVSPDGQLEIHYDPPAERKPVATLTGPDLLDPDRTLNVQEDFEGQVVILNLWGQWCGPCRAESDDLQRLQEEFEPQGATVFGINLRDPNRQKPVDFVEDNGITFPSIWDPSNAAVAALRGFPTSVVPATIILDKQHRVAAVYLAEITDDSLRDTVSAILAEEVEPV